A part of Candidatus Electrothrix aestuarii genomic DNA contains:
- a CDS encoding UPF0175 family protein, with product MELTVNIPEKYTISRSPDELRLLLKLNTAIDMYRSGQISSGAAVEFIGEIDRAEFLYECKKRGVEPQSYENTEELEAEVAMLDRELL from the coding sequence ATGGAATTAACTGTGAATATCCCGGAGAAATACACTATCAGCCGCTCCCCCGACGAGTTGAGATTACTGCTCAAACTGAATACAGCCATAGACATGTATAGGTCAGGACAGATTTCTTCCGGAGCCGCCGTTGAATTCATAGGAGAAATAGACCGCGCTGAATTTCTTTATGAATGCAAAAAAAGAGGCGTTGAACCACAAAGCTATGAAAACACTGAAGAGTTGGAAGCTGAAGTAGCTATGCTTGATCGGGAATTATTATGA
- a CDS encoding N-6 DNA methylase — translation MRSRNEAESNEFIIKAISRGIIEIRGDRISYNIRQKKSYTWTDPEEWVRAYCISFLVLEKGYPSNRIKTEVKVPRRTPNDWADIVVYRDDACKTPYIVVECKASGQSQTNKNQGVEQLFGNSNSLRSELALYEEYEESIFYDIENYPAEERTDNIKGTRDVVPEQYGEVSEFTFIAGPGNNDIAPVTAKQLETKIKRAHSIIWAGGKRDPLTAFDQWSKLLFAKVEDERTTPNNEPRGFQVGSKDTTATVATRVHSLFEQACKNDRTIFPDGIKIDLSDGKIQEVVKVLQNVSITDASADSIGAAFERFFGSVFRGELGQYFTMRQLARFTVAMLDISHTDYVIDPTAGSGGFLLEVLLQVWHSLDLRYAGRSELDRYKNDFALHKVFGIEIHEILARICKINLLLHHDGHTNIEGDRSCLDSRFNLTRLSPYEERFTRVVGNPPFGDEVADGDDDLLGGNTLENFHIADGRTKVPSEHAIVERAVDLLEPNGKFGLILPDGFFNNHGELSNCPRIRRYLAKNGRIEAIISLPDYAFRKSGAQNKTSILFFKKYTREEKARFDRVFEVEMESSNNESEAISKALENLRYKVFLAEANFVGYTTTGVLSNKNDLYREVEDGRLSDNQEETIYGEYLKFVDNPGLYTATDSPDCMAIDIVEMWLSHESNRMDPKYFLFKKEEQSHVPDGWVRLPISQVMKKRENIINPENTPEQEVVVMTLAQTGEIRPREAGKGNNPPEWLGMYFGDSSSTWFSACTGDVVFSGIDLWKGCISVVPEEFDGAIVTKEFPIYEVTDSRIDPVFLSCLLRSRYYQRAFRAITTGHSNRRRTQVVDFERLEICFPESKEQQRDIISDIVTSRASLKDANILLKKALKDFDHLIDGKDMETPDLVDNEPTVEE, via the coding sequence ATGCGTTCAAGAAATGAAGCTGAAAGTAACGAATTTATTATAAAAGCGATATCTCGTGGCATTATTGAAATCAGAGGTGATCGTATTAGCTACAATATTCGTCAAAAAAAGAGCTATACATGGACAGATCCTGAAGAATGGGTAAGAGCTTATTGCATTAGTTTCCTTGTCTTAGAGAAGGGCTACCCTAGCAATCGAATAAAAACTGAAGTTAAAGTACCTCGACGTACCCCCAATGATTGGGCAGACATCGTTGTCTATCGTGATGACGCATGCAAAACACCATATATAGTTGTTGAATGTAAAGCTTCAGGTCAAAGCCAAACTAATAAAAATCAAGGCGTAGAGCAGCTTTTTGGTAATTCGAATTCACTAAGATCTGAACTAGCTCTTTATGAAGAGTATGAAGAGTCAATTTTTTACGACATAGAGAACTATCCAGCAGAGGAAAGAACTGACAATATAAAAGGTACAAGGGATGTCGTACCAGAACAATACGGTGAAGTATCCGAATTTACTTTTATTGCTGGGCCTGGAAATAATGATATTGCTCCAGTAACTGCGAAGCAACTTGAAACAAAAATCAAACGTGCACACTCAATTATATGGGCTGGAGGAAAAAGAGATCCTCTAACAGCATTTGATCAATGGAGTAAATTACTTTTTGCAAAAGTTGAAGACGAACGCACTACACCCAATAATGAACCTCGTGGATTTCAAGTAGGTAGTAAAGATACTACAGCTACTGTTGCAACCAGAGTTCATTCTTTATTTGAACAAGCATGTAAAAACGATAGGACAATTTTTCCAGATGGAATAAAAATAGATTTATCTGATGGAAAAATACAAGAAGTTGTAAAAGTACTGCAAAATGTAAGTATCACAGATGCATCAGCTGATAGTATCGGTGCCGCCTTTGAAAGATTTTTCGGCTCAGTATTTCGCGGTGAGCTTGGTCAATATTTTACAATGCGACAGTTAGCCCGATTTACTGTGGCAATGCTAGACATTTCTCATACAGACTATGTTATTGATCCAACAGCTGGTAGTGGAGGCTTTTTGTTGGAGGTATTGCTCCAAGTATGGCATTCACTAGACCTACGCTATGCAGGTCGTTCTGAATTAGATAGATACAAAAACGATTTTGCATTACATAAAGTATTTGGAATAGAAATACATGAAATATTAGCTCGAATATGCAAGATAAACCTCCTTCTACATCATGATGGACATACAAATATTGAGGGTGACAGAAGTTGTCTCGATTCAAGATTTAATCTAACAAGATTGTCACCCTATGAAGAAAGGTTTACTCGAGTTGTTGGTAACCCACCATTTGGTGATGAAGTTGCGGATGGTGATGATGACCTTTTAGGTGGTAATACACTTGAAAACTTTCATATCGCAGATGGTAGAACCAAAGTACCTTCCGAGCACGCTATAGTGGAGAGAGCAGTAGACTTATTAGAACCAAATGGAAAATTTGGCTTAATCTTACCAGATGGTTTTTTTAATAATCATGGCGAATTGTCGAACTGTCCTAGAATACGTAGATATCTAGCAAAGAACGGTAGAATTGAGGCCATTATATCTCTACCTGACTATGCCTTTAGAAAATCAGGAGCACAAAATAAAACATCTATCCTTTTCTTTAAGAAATACACTAGAGAAGAGAAAGCAAGATTTGATAGAGTTTTTGAAGTCGAAATGGAGAGTTCAAATAATGAAAGCGAAGCAATTTCAAAAGCATTGGAAAATCTAAGATATAAAGTATTTTTGGCTGAGGCTAATTTTGTAGGTTATACAACAACTGGAGTACTCTCAAATAAAAACGACCTATATCGAGAAGTTGAGGATGGTCGTTTATCAGATAATCAAGAAGAAACCATCTATGGTGAATATTTAAAATTTGTAGATAATCCAGGCTTATACACGGCTACTGACTCACCAGATTGTATGGCTATTGATATTGTTGAAATGTGGTTGTCTCATGAAAGTAATAGGATGGACCCAAAATATTTTCTCTTCAAAAAAGAAGAGCAAAGCCATGTACCAGACGGGTGGGTAAGACTACCTATATCCCAAGTTATGAAGAAACGGGAAAACATAATTAACCCCGAAAATACCCCTGAACAAGAAGTTGTTGTAATGACATTAGCACAAACAGGTGAGATTAGACCTAGAGAAGCAGGTAAAGGAAACAACCCTCCTGAATGGTTAGGTATGTATTTTGGTGATAGCTCATCAACTTGGTTTTCCGCATGTACAGGTGACGTTGTTTTTTCTGGAATTGATTTGTGGAAAGGTTGTATATCTGTTGTACCTGAAGAATTTGATGGCGCAATTGTTACAAAAGAATTTCCAATATATGAAGTTACTGATAGTCGAATTGATCCCGTGTTTCTCTCCTGTTTACTTAGAAGTAGGTACTATCAAAGGGCTTTTAGAGCAATCACAACAGGACACAGCAATCGAAGAAGAACGCAAGTTGTTGACTTTGAGAGGTTAGAAATTTGTTTTCCTGAAAGCAAAGAACAGCAGCGAGATATTATCTCGGACATTGTAACCTCAAGAGCATCATTGAAAGATGCTAATATTTTGCTTAAGAAGGCATTAAAAGACTTTGATCATCTTATAGATGGTAAAGACATGGAAACACCGGATTTAGTCGATAACGAGCCAACTGTTGAAGAATAG
- the gatA gene encoding Asp-tRNA(Asn)/Glu-tRNA(Gln) amidotransferase subunit GatA, translated as MDLYNLTLQQAKDKLLAREITSVALTESILHRIDQVEGKVKAYLSLHKDQAMAAAQEADKKLQAGQGGMLCGLPLSVKDVLCTSTMPTTCGSKMLEGFVPPYDATVVEKLRDAGAVLLGKVSMDEFAMGSTNENCAYSVPENPWKAGYVAGGSSGGSAASVAAGECLGSLGSDTGGSIRQPSSLCGVVGMKPTYGRVSRYGLIAFASSLDQIGPLTKDVADCALMMNVIAGHDARDSTSIKQGVPDYTTALQNDMQGVRVGIPKEYFGEGLDPEVDKSVRAGIAMLKEAGAEIVEVSLPHTPYCVAVYYLIAPAEASSNLARFDGVRYGMRDLDADSLIDMYKQTRSQGFGEEVKRRILIGTYALSAGYYDAYYKKASQVRTLIKDDFAKAFTQCDVIASPVAPTPAWQIGQKAGDQLSLYLSDILTISANLAGIPGLSVPCGFSADGLPIGMQLQASHFQEEALLRAAWNVELRAGVKGKCPEL; from the coding sequence ATGGATTTATATAACCTTACCCTGCAACAGGCAAAAGACAAACTGCTTGCGCGTGAAATTACCTCGGTTGCCTTAACCGAATCCATATTGCATCGTATTGATCAGGTCGAGGGCAAGGTCAAGGCCTACCTGAGCCTGCATAAGGATCAGGCAATGGCTGCCGCACAAGAGGCGGATAAGAAATTGCAGGCAGGGCAGGGGGGGATGCTCTGCGGGCTGCCGCTCTCCGTCAAGGATGTACTCTGCACCTCGACCATGCCCACCACCTGCGGTTCAAAGATGCTGGAAGGCTTTGTGCCCCCTTATGATGCCACCGTGGTCGAGAAGCTGCGTGATGCCGGTGCGGTCTTGCTGGGTAAGGTGAGCATGGATGAGTTTGCAATGGGCTCCACTAATGAAAACTGTGCCTATAGTGTTCCTGAAAATCCCTGGAAGGCTGGCTATGTGGCTGGTGGCTCCAGTGGTGGCTCTGCGGCCTCGGTTGCTGCTGGAGAATGTCTGGGCTCGCTCGGTTCAGATACAGGTGGTTCCATTCGTCAGCCCTCTTCGCTTTGCGGCGTTGTGGGGATGAAACCCACCTATGGTCGGGTATCCCGCTACGGGCTGATCGCCTTTGCCTCCTCGCTGGATCAGATCGGACCGCTGACCAAGGATGTTGCGGATTGCGCCCTGATGATGAACGTCATTGCCGGTCATGATGCCCGTGATTCCACCTCCATCAAACAGGGTGTACCGGATTATACCACTGCCCTCCAGAATGATATGCAGGGCGTCCGGGTGGGTATTCCCAAGGAATATTTTGGGGAAGGACTGGATCCCGAGGTGGATAAGTCGGTCCGTGCTGGTATTGCTATGCTCAAAGAGGCTGGAGCAGAGATTGTCGAGGTTTCCTTGCCCCACACCCCGTACTGCGTGGCTGTGTACTACCTCATCGCCCCGGCTGAGGCCAGCTCTAACCTGGCCCGTTTTGATGGGGTGCGCTACGGTATGCGCGATCTTGATGCGGACAGTCTGATTGATATGTATAAGCAGACTCGTTCCCAGGGCTTTGGTGAAGAGGTGAAGCGGCGTATCCTCATCGGGACCTATGCCCTGTCAGCCGGGTATTATGATGCCTATTATAAAAAAGCCTCCCAGGTTCGCACCCTGATCAAGGATGATTTTGCCAAGGCCTTTACCCAATGTGATGTGATTGCTTCACCGGTTGCCCCGACCCCGGCTTGGCAGATCGGTCAGAAGGCTGGAGACCAGCTGTCCCTGTACCTCTCGGACATTCTCACCATCTCTGCGAACCTTGCCGGGATCCCAGGACTTTCAGTTCCCTGTGGATTCTCCGCTGATGGCCTGCCCATTGGAATGCAGTTGCAGGCAAGCCATTTCCAGGAAGAGGCCCTGTTGCGCGCTGCCTGGAATGTGGAGTTGCGGGCTGGGGTGAAAGGGAAGTGTCCTGAGTTATAA
- a CDS encoding DUF3368 domain-containing protein, producing MDRGELSSMILYKKIGADFLLIDEKLGRKIAKLNNIKVIGSLGVLIEAKKKGIVPSIKHHVEILRASSIYFSSALLDHALKMANEAAK from the coding sequence TTGGACAGAGGAGAGTTGAGTTCGATGATTTTATATAAAAAAATTGGGGCTGACTTTCTGTTGATAGATGAAAAACTTGGGAGAAAAATTGCGAAATTAAACAACATCAAAGTGATCGGCAGCCTCGGCGTACTGATTGAAGCGAAGAAAAAGGGTATCGTTCCATCCATCAAACACCATGTCGAAATTTTGAGAGCATCCTCTATTTATTTCAGTTCAGCTTTGCTTGACCATGCTCTGAAAATGGCAAACGAAGCTGCGAAATAG
- a CDS encoding GlsB/YeaQ/YmgE family stress response membrane protein, with protein MGILSWIIMGLIVGALAKFIMPGKDPGGIIVTILIGIAGAFVGGYIGTFLGLGRVTGFNLGSLLLATGGGVVLLALYRVIKK; from the coding sequence GTGGGAATTCTATCGTGGATCATAATGGGGCTGATTGTTGGTGCGCTCGCAAAATTCATCATGCCAGGAAAAGATCCTGGAGGAATTATTGTCACTATCCTGATAGGCATAGCCGGTGCTTTTGTGGGTGGGTACATCGGGACCTTTCTGGGGCTTGGAAGGGTGACCGGATTTAATCTTGGCAGTCTCCTCTTGGCTACTGGCGGTGGTGTCGTCCTTTTGGCCTTGTATCGTGTTATAAAGAAATAA
- a CDS encoding integron integrase: MEHDKSKQKFRPDPRLKLMEQVHEVLRYHHYAYKTEQTYSQWILRYIHFFECKIHPAQLGARDIERFLSYLAVERKVSTSTQRQALNALIFLYRDVLDISLTEKIQPIRSKRKPNLPTVLGKEEIQRLFHYINGTHALMAKLLYGSGLRLMECVRLRIMDVDFDRKRIHILGKGEKRRSTILADPVVEELQEHISRVKALHHADLEEGFGEVYIPEALARKYPAAAKETRWQYVFPSRKRSADPRSGQIRRHHVMESGLQKAVRRAASRAGIDKRVTCHTLRHSFATAMLENGTNIRVLQELMGHADVKTTERYTHVMDKDISRLTSPLENLNI; encoded by the coding sequence ATGGAACATGATAAAAGTAAACAAAAATTCCGTCCCGATCCGAGACTGAAATTGATGGAACAAGTCCATGAAGTTCTTCGCTATCATCACTATGCTTATAAGACAGAGCAGACATACAGTCAGTGGATACTCCGGTATATTCATTTTTTTGAATGTAAAATTCATCCGGCACAACTGGGTGCCCGTGATATTGAGCGATTTCTCTCTTATCTTGCTGTTGAGCGAAAAGTCTCGACATCTACCCAACGTCAGGCATTAAATGCCTTAATTTTCCTTTACCGGGATGTGCTTGACATCTCGTTGACGGAAAAGATTCAGCCAATCCGTTCAAAAAGAAAACCCAATCTGCCCACTGTCCTCGGCAAAGAAGAGATCCAACGCCTTTTTCATTATATCAATGGAACACATGCCCTGATGGCCAAATTGCTCTATGGTTCTGGATTGCGCCTTATGGAATGTGTGCGGTTGCGTATTATGGACGTTGACTTTGACCGAAAACGAATTCATATCCTGGGGAAAGGAGAGAAGCGAAGAAGTACTATCCTTGCAGATCCTGTTGTTGAGGAACTGCAGGAGCATATTAGTCGGGTCAAGGCGCTTCATCATGCCGATCTTGAAGAAGGTTTCGGTGAAGTCTATATACCTGAGGCATTGGCGCGGAAATATCCCGCAGCTGCCAAGGAAACCCGCTGGCAGTATGTTTTTCCTTCCAGAAAACGGTCCGCTGATCCGCGCTCAGGTCAAATACGACGCCACCATGTTATGGAGTCAGGTTTACAGAAGGCTGTCAGGCGGGCGGCATCCAGAGCCGGGATTGACAAGCGGGTCACCTGTCATACCCTGCGACATAGTTTTGCCACCGCCATGCTGGAAAACGGTACGAACATCCGGGTGCTTCAGGAACTCATGGGCCATGCCGATGTGAAGACCACTGAACGATACACCCATGTGATGGATAAAGACATCTCCCGACTGACAAGTCCACTGGAGAACTTGAACATATAA